A portion of the Fibrobacter sp. UWB16 genome contains these proteins:
- a CDS encoding radical SAM protein, which yields MNLLLSLTERCNLRCSYCYYKDSQIDRKIDMSDEILEASLRLALERTIDQKQSFFNITFFGGEPLLRMDAIRWSVRFVKKFVKENRSRFPEDFQYGFHVNTNGTLLTDEICKFLKKENFKIFLSLDGPERKHNISRRTVDGKGCFKLISPNIPFLTQMRTSVISVVTRKHVRGLSRAVEWLFDQGFKSVTTAVDFDGKWTGEDFDALAYEYQKMALLWLKYRKQEKDFYLGTIQDKISFRLLDVRQKEYSCFIFKGGLGISANGQVFPCSRFITSAEDAKYKLGSVFDSKNKLFNGAVAKDLRNYLKHDKPECDGCAIRYRCSAHECGCNAFYTTGSVYKVSPEVCTHERILAAICDEALAKRQELGELF from the coding sequence ATGAATTTATTGTTGAGCTTAACAGAACGGTGCAACCTTCGCTGTAGTTATTGCTATTATAAGGATAGTCAGATCGATCGCAAGATAGATATGAGTGACGAAATTCTAGAAGCGTCACTGCGTTTGGCGCTTGAAAGAACGATTGATCAAAAGCAGAGCTTTTTTAATATAACCTTTTTTGGGGGCGAACCCCTTTTGCGCATGGATGCAATCCGCTGGTCGGTGCGCTTTGTTAAAAAGTTTGTAAAAGAGAATCGTAGCAGATTCCCCGAAGATTTCCAGTATGGCTTCCATGTCAATACAAATGGAACGCTGTTGACCGATGAAATTTGCAAGTTCCTGAAAAAGGAAAATTTCAAGATATTCCTTTCTTTGGATGGCCCTGAAAGGAAACACAATATTTCAAGGCGCACCGTGGATGGCAAGGGCTGTTTCAAGCTGATTTCGCCGAATATTCCATTCCTTACGCAGATGCGTACTTCTGTGATTTCGGTGGTGACGCGCAAACATGTGCGTGGTCTTAGCCGTGCTGTGGAGTGGCTTTTTGACCAGGGCTTTAAAAGCGTGACGACTGCTGTTGATTTCGATGGCAAGTGGACGGGCGAGGATTTTGACGCCCTTGCGTATGAATACCAGAAAATGGCGCTTTTGTGGCTCAAGTACAGAAAGCAAGAAAAAGATTTTTATTTGGGCACGATTCAGGATAAAATCTCCTTTAGATTGCTGGACGTGAGGCAAAAGGAATATTCCTGCTTTATTTTTAAAGGCGGCCTTGGAATTTCGGCAAATGGGCAAGTGTTCCCGTGCAGCCGCTTTATCACTAGCGCCGAAGATGCAAAATATAAACTAGGTTCTGTTTTTGATAGTAAAAACAAGCTGTTTAACGGGGCTGTTGCAAAGGATCTGCGCAATTATCTGAAACACGATAAGCCAGAATGCGATGGGTGCGCCATTCGATACAGGTGCTCTGCGCATGAGTGTGGTTGCAATGCTTTTTATACGACGGGCTCTGTTTACAAGGTTTCGCCTGAGGTGTGTACGCACGAACGCATTTTGGCTGCGATTTGCGACGAGGCCTTGGCTAAAAGACAAGAACTCGGAGAACTTTTTTAA
- a CDS encoding O-acetylhomoserine aminocarboxypropyltransferase/cysteine synthase family protein: MSKIETLCIQGGWQPKNGEPRVLPIYQSTTFKYETTNDMADLFDLKASGYFYTRLQNPTNDAVANKIAALEGGVAAMLTSSGQAANFYAVFNICESGDHFISTSAIYGGTSNLFSVTMKKLGIECTFVDQDASDEEIEKAFRPNTKCVFGETVANPAGKVLDLKRFADLAHKHGVPMIVDNTFPTPILCRPIEFGVDIVTHSTTKYMDGHAMAVGGCIVDSGNFDWEANHDRFKGLTEPDPSYHGLAYTKAFGKGAYITKATAQLMRDFGSIQSPQNAFLLNVGLETLHLRMPRHCENALACAKFLKNHPKVAWVNYAGLEGDKYYELAQKQFKGGLPCGVLTFGIKGGREKSIQFMDSLKMICIVTHVADARSCVLHPASHTHRQLTDEQLIEAGVAPDLIRFSVGIENVEDIIADLTQALEKV, from the coding sequence ATGTCTAAAATCGAAACTCTTTGCATTCAGGGCGGTTGGCAGCCGAAAAACGGCGAACCGCGCGTCCTCCCCATCTACCAGAGCACCACGTTCAAGTACGAAACGACCAACGACATGGCCGACTTGTTCGACCTGAAGGCTTCCGGCTACTTCTACACCCGTCTGCAGAACCCGACGAACGACGCCGTCGCTAACAAGATTGCCGCTCTCGAAGGCGGTGTCGCAGCCATGCTCACGAGTTCCGGTCAGGCCGCAAACTTCTACGCCGTTTTCAACATCTGCGAATCCGGCGACCACTTCATCAGCACTTCCGCTATTTACGGTGGTACGAGCAACCTCTTCTCCGTCACGATGAAGAAGCTCGGCATCGAATGCACGTTCGTGGACCAGGACGCCTCTGACGAAGAAATCGAAAAGGCTTTCCGCCCGAACACCAAGTGCGTCTTCGGCGAAACCGTCGCAAACCCGGCAGGCAAGGTCTTGGACCTCAAGCGCTTTGCTGATCTCGCCCACAAGCACGGCGTTCCGATGATTGTCGACAACACCTTCCCGACCCCGATTCTCTGCCGTCCGATTGAATTCGGCGTTGACATCGTGACCCACTCCACGACCAAGTACATGGACGGTCACGCCATGGCTGTGGGTGGCTGCATTGTGGACAGCGGCAACTTCGACTGGGAAGCAAACCACGACCGTTTCAAGGGCCTCACCGAACCGGATCCGAGCTACCACGGCCTCGCCTATACGAAGGCTTTCGGCAAGGGCGCTTACATCACGAAGGCAACCGCACAGCTCATGCGCGACTTCGGTTCTATCCAGTCTCCGCAGAACGCATTCCTTCTGAACGTCGGTCTCGAAACGTTGCACCTCCGCATGCCGCGTCACTGTGAAAACGCTCTCGCCTGCGCCAAGTTCCTCAAGAACCACCCGAAGGTCGCTTGGGTCAACTACGCTGGTCTCGAAGGCGACAAGTACTATGAACTCGCCCAGAAGCAGTTCAAGGGCGGCCTCCCGTGCGGCGTTCTCACGTTCGGCATCAAGGGCGGTCGTGAAAAGTCCATCCAGTTCATGGACAGCCTCAAGATGATCTGCATCGTGACCCACGTGGCCGACGCCCGCAGCTGCGTGCTGCACCCGGCAAGCCACACGCACCGTCAGCTCACCGACGAACAGCTCATCGAAGCAGGCGTTGCACCGGACCTCATCCGCTTCAGCGTCGGTATCGAAAATGTCGAAGACATTATCGCCGACCTCACGCAGGCACTTGAAAAAGTGTAA
- a CDS encoding bile acid:sodium symporter family protein: MLNLIKAVSRFLSTYTSLFVIACAVIAFFIPTLFGWVHGNTSSIILGIIMLSMGLTITMDDVRNLMKRPADIFLGAVAQYTIMPLVAFTLTKLFGLDPYLAIGIILVGCCPGGVSSNVMSFLAKGDVTYSVSMTMASTLLAPLMTPLLVLWLADTSIEVNAVGMFLNILYVTIFPILIGFTCNYFFGKRAGFKEFQSNMPAVSVIGLALIVGGVIVTVRPQLFANGMGLIALILAVVFLHNGLGYVLGYSVGRLFKFNTAKKRTISIEVGVQNAGMATVLAGAFFANPENLALHPEAALCVVPCAISCAYHSISGTILAGIYAHMDKKKAQT; encoded by the coding sequence ATGCTTAATTTAATAAAGGCTGTTAGCCGCTTTTTATCGACATACACATCGCTTTTCGTCATCGCATGTGCAGTCATCGCATTTTTCATCCCCACGCTTTTTGGCTGGGTTCACGGCAACACAAGCTCGATTATTCTCGGCATCATCATGCTCAGCATGGGCCTCACCATTACCATGGACGATGTTCGCAACTTGATGAAACGCCCGGCCGACATTTTCCTCGGCGCCGTCGCGCAATACACCATCATGCCGCTCGTTGCATTCACGCTCACGAAGCTCTTTGGACTTGACCCGTATTTGGCCATCGGCATCATTCTCGTCGGTTGCTGCCCAGGCGGCGTTTCAAGCAATGTCATGAGCTTTTTGGCTAAAGGCGACGTGACATACTCCGTAAGCATGACCATGGCAAGCACGCTTCTCGCTCCGCTCATGACTCCGCTTTTGGTCCTTTGGCTTGCTGACACGAGCATCGAGGTAAACGCTGTCGGCATGTTCCTCAATATCCTTTACGTAACGATTTTCCCGATTCTCATCGGCTTCACCTGTAACTACTTCTTCGGCAAGCGCGCAGGCTTCAAGGAATTTCAATCGAACATGCCCGCTGTAAGCGTCATTGGCCTCGCATTAATCGTCGGTGGCGTCATCGTGACCGTGCGTCCGCAGCTTTTCGCAAACGGCATGGGACTCATCGCGCTCATTCTCGCGGTGGTATTCTTGCATAACGGTCTCGGTTACGTGCTCGGCTACAGTGTCGGTCGTTTGTTCAAATTCAACACTGCCAAGAAGCGCACCATCTCCATTGAAGTCGGCGTGCAGAACGCAGGCATGGCAACAGTCCTCGCCGGCGCATTCTTCGCCAACCCGGAGAATCTCGCCCTCCACCCGGAAGCCGCCCTCTGCGTTGTGCCATGCGCTATCAGCTGCGCCTACCATTCCATCAGTGGCACAATCCTCGCCGGCATCTACGCCCACATGGACAAGAAGAAAGCCCAAACTTAA
- a CDS encoding putative transporter: protein MDWLIDLFAKPSVGQQVLALSLTAAIGIMLGKVKVKGVSLGGAGALFVGILLGHIGMRIEPSVLHFMQEFGLILFVYTIGMQVGPGFIDSIKRHGLVLNILAVSIVLLGVLATVLIYFTTNMHDNVPVLIGMLCGAVTNTPSLGAANSALTAAGVDASLTGVGYAVAYPFGVIGIILVMILVRLFFRQKPEVAAAEYQKEIAEQSKEIVSCTLRVDNVNLVGCKIKDIPGLISSGAVVTRHARDQVINMPKGDMTLELHDLVHVVGMPDAIESLQKIIGEKQENPITLQKSNLAVKTILVTNKKILGKSIQQLALNDRFGVTVSRVTRGGFKFTGRLDIRVKFADKLLVVGTPESIAAAAKELGDSLTALDHPEILPAFLGIFLGVIVGSIPLAIPGMPTPLKLGLAGGPLIVAIILSRKRKIGPLNFFMANSANLMLRELGITIFLSCVGLNAGIKFFDVLLNGDGFYYMALSAIITFFPLMIVAIVGKAVFKVNYLSLCGVLAGATTDPPALAFANGLSNSEATNVGYASVYPLTMLLRILSGQVLAILLIS, encoded by the coding sequence ATGGACTGGCTAATTGACCTGTTTGCAAAGCCCTCTGTAGGGCAACAAGTACTCGCGCTATCCTTGACGGCTGCCATCGGCATCATGCTGGGCAAGGTCAAGGTGAAAGGCGTGAGCCTTGGGGGAGCTGGCGCTCTTTTCGTAGGAATCCTTCTCGGTCATATCGGAATGCGAATCGAGCCCAGCGTTCTTCATTTTATGCAGGAATTTGGCCTCATTCTCTTTGTCTATACAATCGGTATGCAAGTAGGCCCGGGCTTTATTGACTCCATAAAGCGACACGGTCTGGTGCTCAACATTCTTGCGGTGAGCATTGTCCTCCTGGGTGTACTTGCTACCGTTCTTATTTACTTCACGACGAACATGCACGATAACGTGCCGGTGCTGATTGGTATGCTTTGCGGTGCCGTGACGAACACCCCGTCGCTCGGTGCTGCGAATTCTGCTCTGACGGCGGCTGGCGTGGATGCTTCACTCACGGGCGTTGGCTATGCGGTGGCTTACCCGTTCGGCGTGATTGGCATTATTCTTGTGATGATTCTTGTGCGCTTGTTCTTTAGGCAAAAGCCGGAAGTCGCTGCCGCAGAATACCAGAAAGAAATTGCAGAACAGTCCAAGGAAATTGTCTCTTGCACGCTCCGTGTAGATAACGTAAATCTTGTGGGCTGCAAGATCAAGGACATTCCGGGGCTCATCTCTTCGGGTGCTGTGGTGACGCGCCATGCTCGCGATCAGGTGATTAACATGCCGAAGGGCGATATGACGCTTGAGCTCCATGACTTGGTGCATGTCGTCGGTATGCCGGACGCGATTGAGAGTTTGCAGAAGATTATTGGCGAAAAGCAAGAAAACCCGATTACGCTCCAGAAGTCAAATTTGGCGGTCAAGACGATTCTCGTGACGAACAAGAAAATTCTTGGCAAGAGCATTCAGCAGCTTGCGCTCAACGACCGCTTTGGTGTGACCGTGAGCCGCGTGACGCGTGGCGGATTCAAGTTCACCGGTCGCCTCGATATCCGCGTGAAATTTGCAGATAAGTTGCTCGTCGTCGGTACGCCGGAAAGCATTGCCGCTGCAGCAAAGGAACTGGGTGACTCGCTCACGGCGCTTGACCATCCGGAAATTCTCCCCGCATTCCTCGGCATTTTCCTTGGCGTGATTGTCGGAAGCATCCCGCTTGCGATTCCTGGCATGCCGACCCCACTCAAGCTCGGCCTTGCTGGCGGTCCGCTGATTGTCGCGATTATCCTAAGCCGTAAACGTAAGATTGGCCCGCTCAACTTCTTCATGGCGAACAGCGCAAACCTCATGCTGCGTGAACTCGGCATTACGATATTCCTCAGCTGCGTGGGCCTCAATGCCGGTATCAAGTTCTTCGATGTGCTTTTGAACGGCGACGGATTCTACTACATGGCGCTCTCGGCAATTATCACGTTCTTCCCGCTGATGATTGTAGCGATTGTTGGCAAGGCGGTGTTCAAGGTCAATTACCTCTCGCTTTGCGGTGTGCTTGCAGGTGCAACGACAGACCCTCCGGCTCTTGCGTTCGCAAACGGACTCAGCAATTCCGAAGCAACGAACGTTGGTTACGCATCTGTTTACCCGCTTACGATGTTACTGAGAATCTTGAGTGGGCAAGTGCTCGCGATACTGCTAATCTCTTAA
- a CDS encoding MBL fold metallo-hydrolase — translation MIIALSTLFILGTVGVLFLNQAKFGRIPQGKRLERIKRSLHYDGQKFVNDENTVTMTGDKNLFETTFEFLFGKRSQTVPDTALTVVKTDLKSLPQDRDWIVWFGHSSYLMNLSGKKILVDPVFYQGSPVSFVNKMFKGTDVYKPVDMPDIDYLVISHDHWDHLDYQAVKELEPRVKRVVTGLGVGEHFEYWGYPVEKLVELDWWETVDLEAAEDAKFVVTLTPARHFSGRGIRPNKSLWSSFVFNTPKRTVWIGGDSGYGKHFKKIGEKFADIDLAILENGQYNEDWNQIHALPEQLSKEMQDLNANRYMTVHHSKFCLAYHSYFEPLENAKRAAQESGKLVLMPQMGEVVYLE, via the coding sequence ATGATTATCGCACTTTCGACCCTTTTTATTCTGGGAACCGTTGGCGTGCTGTTCCTGAACCAGGCAAAATTTGGGCGTATTCCGCAAGGTAAACGCCTTGAACGCATTAAGCGGTCGCTGCATTACGATGGCCAGAAGTTCGTGAATGACGAAAATACAGTCACGATGACGGGCGATAAGAACTTGTTTGAAACGACGTTTGAGTTTTTATTCGGCAAAAGGTCGCAAACCGTTCCCGATACAGCGCTGACGGTTGTCAAGACGGACTTAAAATCGCTACCGCAGGACCGTGATTGGATTGTCTGGTTCGGACATTCTTCGTATCTGATGAACTTGTCCGGGAAAAAGATCCTTGTGGATCCCGTGTTTTATCAGGGCTCGCCAGTAAGCTTTGTGAACAAGATGTTCAAGGGAACAGACGTTTACAAGCCTGTCGACATGCCGGATATCGATTACCTGGTGATTTCGCACGACCACTGGGATCATCTGGATTATCAGGCCGTGAAGGAACTCGAACCGCGCGTAAAGCGTGTGGTGACGGGACTTGGCGTGGGTGAACATTTTGAATACTGGGGTTACCCTGTCGAAAAACTCGTGGAACTTGATTGGTGGGAAACTGTTGACTTGGAAGCGGCTGAGGATGCAAAGTTTGTGGTGACATTGACACCTGCTAGACATTTTTCGGGGCGTGGGATAAGGCCGAATAAGTCGCTGTGGTCCTCGTTTGTGTTCAATACTCCGAAACGCACTGTTTGGATTGGTGGTGATAGCGGTTACGGCAAGCATTTCAAGAAGATTGGTGAAAAATTTGCAGATATCGACCTCGCCATTCTCGAAAACGGTCAGTACAATGAAGATTGGAACCAAATTCATGCCTTGCCTGAACAGCTCAGTAAAGAAATGCAGGACTTGAATGCCAATCGATACATGACGGTTCATCATTCCAAGTTCTGCTTGGCTTATCATTCTTATTTCGAACCGCTCGAAAACGCAAAACGCGCCGCTCAGGAATCAGGAAAGCTTGTGCTTATGCCGCAAATGGGCGAAGTAGTGTATCTGGAGTAG
- a CDS encoding MerR family transcriptional regulator, which produces MQKNKSGMRAYSDMDLQWLTMIECLKDSGLQIKKKLFESPDDFDKVTG; this is translated from the coding sequence GTGCAAAAGAATAAATCCGGAATGCGAGCCTATTCCGATATGGATTTGCAATGGTTGACGATGATTGAATGCCTCAAGGATTCGGGGCTTCAAATCAAGAAAAAACTGTTCGAATCACCGGACGATTTTGACAAGGTAACAGGCTAG
- a CDS encoding NUDIX domain-containing protein produces the protein MPEEMIDILNSDGTPAGYSRGRTEVHAKGLWHRTVHIWAFDKNGRIVFQQRSHLKENNPNLLDTSCAGHITAGDNSRNAAIRELSEEMGVHKRPEDLEYLFEATHENVLNNKTYFDNEYYDTYKITLSDDEAAHLVPQPGEVDEFIWMTPAEFLEELAKLPEKFVSHPKDYDWIRSLLDKQK, from the coding sequence ATGCCAGAAGAGATGATTGACATTTTGAACAGCGACGGCACTCCAGCGGGGTATTCCCGCGGAAGGACAGAGGTCCATGCGAAAGGCCTTTGGCACCGCACCGTACACATTTGGGCATTCGATAAGAACGGTCGAATCGTTTTCCAGCAGAGGAGCCACCTCAAGGAGAACAACCCGAACTTGCTCGACACCAGTTGCGCAGGGCACATCACCGCAGGCGACAACAGCCGAAACGCAGCCATCCGCGAGCTCAGCGAAGAAATGGGCGTCCACAAGCGCCCCGAAGACCTGGAATACCTTTTCGAAGCGACTCACGAGAACGTTTTGAACAACAAAACGTATTTCGATAACGAATACTATGACACGTACAAAATAACGCTATCCGACGACGAAGCCGCGCATCTCGTCCCGCAGCCGGGAGAGGTCGACGAATTCATCTGGATGACCCCAGCCGAATTTTTGGAAGAACTAGCGAAGCTGCCCGAAAAATTCGTAAGCCATCCCAAGGATTACGATTGGATCCGTTCCCTGCTGGATAAACAAAAATAA
- a CDS encoding patatin family protein → MKYKNTAIVVEGGGLRGSYAGGVLDVLADKEIKFGGACGTSAGATHLCSFLSGQIGRNFRVDTVHSKSPRYMSFRNLLFTGDYFAFDYCYKQIPYKIDPFEFDKFAAQCQETEFRVCMTDVETGLAEYPRILDYRNEDDMNRIRASASLPILSKIVKIHGKKFLDGGVADSIPFEPMFKSGFERAVVILTRPLGYRKKINKALPLVKLAFRHYPKFVEAVATRHIRYNQALDKLAKLESEGKVFIYRPSRLIKISDIESNKKKIAELYELGKEDAHNKMPELLKFLEG, encoded by the coding sequence ATGAAGTACAAAAACACAGCCATTGTTGTCGAGGGCGGCGGTTTACGCGGGTCGTATGCCGGCGGAGTTCTTGACGTGCTCGCCGACAAAGAAATCAAGTTTGGCGGGGCCTGTGGCACATCGGCAGGCGCCACGCACCTGTGCAGTTTTCTCTCAGGACAAATCGGGCGCAACTTCCGCGTCGATACCGTGCACTCCAAGAGCCCGCGCTACATGAGCTTCAGGAACCTGCTTTTTACAGGCGACTACTTTGCTTTTGACTATTGCTACAAGCAAATTCCGTACAAAATCGACCCGTTTGAATTTGACAAGTTTGCAGCCCAGTGCCAAGAGACCGAATTCCGCGTCTGCATGACAGACGTTGAAACCGGCCTTGCCGAATATCCGCGCATTTTGGACTACCGTAACGAAGACGACATGAACCGCATCCGCGCTTCGGCCAGCCTCCCGATTTTAAGCAAAATCGTCAAGATCCACGGGAAAAAGTTCCTGGATGGCGGCGTTGCCGACAGCATCCCGTTCGAGCCTATGTTCAAAAGCGGTTTTGAACGCGCGGTCGTAATCCTCACACGTCCGCTCGGTTACCGCAAAAAGATCAACAAGGCTCTCCCGCTGGTGAAACTGGCCTTCCGTCATTACCCGAAATTCGTCGAAGCGGTCGCCACACGCCATATCCGCTACAACCAGGCGCTCGACAAGCTCGCAAAACTCGAATCTGAGGGCAAAGTCTTCATCTACCGCCCAAGCCGTCTCATCAAAATTTCGGACATCGAGAGCAACAAGAAGAAAATTGCGGAACTTTACGAGCTCGGCAAGGAAGACGCGCACAACAAAATGCCGGAATTGCTGAAATTTTTAGAGGGATAG
- a CDS encoding TIGR02147 family protein, which translates to MPEVLDYLEYREYLKDWFVETKKDNPFTSYRYLGQKTGVDPAWLVRVFQKEGHLNESTLPVFIRICGLDDRRAEYFKTLYRFNKTKAKQTLSELYYKLLELRSLETRVLSEPELAYFGSWACAALRALIGITKDTSDIASLGKHLNPPISQDDARNALGILKQLGLVVPDGTGGWNITDQIISTGGEVKSSAVRSFHRHTMELAQESLDRHKPEERDISSVVFTADESDLPEIKHKIEEFRRGLLQFARKSERADRVYALNIAMYPLSDKVADPATGPTSPENKGGAK; encoded by the coding sequence ATGCCTGAAGTATTAGACTACCTGGAATACCGCGAGTACCTCAAGGACTGGTTTGTCGAGACCAAAAAAGACAACCCGTTCACCTCGTACCGCTATCTCGGCCAGAAAACCGGCGTGGACCCGGCCTGGCTTGTTCGAGTTTTCCAAAAAGAAGGCCATCTGAACGAGAGCACCCTGCCCGTGTTCATCAGGATTTGCGGCCTAGACGATCGAAGGGCAGAATATTTCAAGACCCTTTACAGGTTCAACAAGACCAAAGCAAAGCAGACGCTCTCCGAGCTTTACTACAAGCTCCTGGAACTCCGTTCCCTTGAAACGCGCGTGCTTTCGGAACCGGAACTCGCCTACTTTGGCAGCTGGGCATGTGCAGCTCTCCGCGCCCTCATCGGCATCACGAAGGACACCAGCGATATTGCTAGCCTCGGCAAGCATTTGAACCCGCCCATTTCGCAGGATGACGCCCGCAACGCGCTCGGCATCTTGAAGCAGCTTGGGCTCGTCGTCCCGGACGGTACCGGCGGCTGGAACATCACCGACCAGATTATCAGTACTGGCGGCGAAGTCAAGAGTTCTGCAGTCCGCAGTTTCCACAGACACACAATGGAACTTGCGCAGGAATCGCTCGACCGTCACAAGCCCGAAGAACGCGACATTTCGAGCGTGGTATTCACCGCTGATGAATCCGACCTGCCCGAAATCAAGCACAAGATTGAAGAATTCCGTCGTGGGCTTTTGCAATTTGCCCGCAAGAGCGAACGCGCCGACCGCGTTTACGCACTGAACATTGCCATGTACCCCCTCTCCGACAAGGTAGCCGACCCGGCAACAGGCCCTACCTCGCCCGAAAACAAAGGAGGTGCAAAATGA
- a CDS encoding carboxypeptidase-like regulatory domain-containing protein yields MIFKKKLYIKGMDLKQNNNRRLISLIAPLAIGFSLCACGGSEVAGGGPSGTEAGNAITAQILIANAPAANARVKLVEHNSLDGQGYTATADSNGFVSIENVAIGNYTMEASLDESALALQLPVDVKDTVSDVALGQQNLQKSVFIGGSIADFIGNTDESIKNMNGFVKFRGLDHSAAITNGKFEIFGLPAGHLNMVIIPTETADTVKVSVETDAGDSVTTLKPQDSIPPTPVSKNERLLIDDFEDGDNFHIYVPENIMGYSGYYWLLLTTTLANTIPFIAVDTINVYPEIPQDLKGKHPFIAVIQDDNEGGKEVNVKFDFPETSIGETAPFAFIKLYFKGMYTTTDLSMVDSVAFDAWGSGNAEIQILDEANGVTLTAYPITLPKSKAKLQYAWADLLPNEEDRKKVSSFSIVFHDDGELHLDNFELIGQDLLDIWKQE; encoded by the coding sequence ATGATTTTCAAAAAGAAATTATATATTAAGGGTATGGACTTGAAGCAGAACAACAACAGACGCTTGATTTCGCTGATTGCACCGCTTGCAATCGGGTTCTCGCTTTGCGCCTGCGGTGGTTCTGAAGTTGCAGGCGGCGGCCCGAGCGGTACAGAAGCCGGTAACGCCATCACTGCACAGATTCTTATCGCAAATGCACCTGCGGCAAACGCACGCGTCAAGCTCGTCGAGCACAACAGCCTCGACGGTCAAGGCTATACGGCTACCGCAGACTCAAACGGCTTTGTTTCTATCGAAAACGTCGCCATTGGCAACTACACGATGGAAGCCTCCCTTGATGAATCCGCACTTGCGCTCCAGCTCCCTGTGGATGTCAAGGATACCGTAAGCGACGTTGCACTCGGCCAGCAGAACTTGCAGAAGTCAGTCTTTATCGGCGGTTCAATTGCCGACTTTATTGGCAACACGGACGAAAGCATAAAGAACATGAACGGCTTTGTCAAGTTCCGCGGTCTCGACCATTCAGCAGCCATCACAAATGGCAAGTTTGAAATCTTCGGTCTCCCAGCAGGTCATCTAAACATGGTGATTATCCCGACAGAAACCGCCGACACGGTGAAGGTCTCTGTTGAAACTGATGCAGGCGATTCCGTCACGACACTCAAGCCGCAGGATTCCATTCCTCCGACTCCGGTTTCGAAAAACGAAAGACTCCTCATCGACGACTTTGAAGATGGTGACAACTTCCATATTTATGTACCGGAAAACATAATGGGTTACTCCGGCTATTACTGGCTGTTGCTCACGACGACACTTGCCAACACAATTCCATTTATCGCTGTTGACACCATTAACGTATATCCAGAAATTCCCCAGGATCTCAAGGGAAAACATCCATTCATTGCAGTCATCCAAGACGACAATGAAGGCGGCAAAGAAGTCAACGTCAAATTCGATTTCCCAGAAACATCCATCGGAGAAACCGCGCCTTTTGCATTCATAAAGCTGTATTTCAAAGGCATGTACACGACTACCGATTTGAGCATGGTTGATTCTGTCGCGTTTGACGCTTGGGGTTCAGGAAATGCTGAAATCCAGATTTTGGACGAAGCCAACGGCGTGACATTAACGGCATACCCGATCACGCTTCCAAAAAGCAAGGCTAAGCTCCAGTACGCTTGGGCAGACCTTTTGCCAAACGAAGAAGACCGCAAAAAGGTCTCATCGTTCTCAATCGTGTTCCACGACGACGGAGAACTCCACTTAGATAACTTTGAGCTCATCGGGCAAGACCTGCTGGACATCTGGAAGCAGGAATAA
- the hisE gene encoding phosphoribosyl-ATP diphosphatase gives MTFEEMYALACQRKKDMPEGKGTTELFKKGPHGIGKKLVEEAAESWMAARFESRDAQCLELSQVLYYVAVMMAEKGLTLEEVYAKL, from the coding sequence ATGACGTTTGAAGAAATGTACGCACTGGCCTGCCAGCGCAAGAAAGACATGCCGGAAGGCAAGGGCACCACGGAACTCTTCAAGAAGGGTCCGCATGGCATCGGCAAGAAGCTCGTCGAAGAAGCCGCCGAAAGCTGGATGGCCGCTCGCTTTGAATCGCGCGACGCCCAGTGCCTCGAACTTTCTCAAGTGCTCTACTATGTTGCCGTCATGATGGCAGAAAAAGGTCTCACCCTCGAAGAAGTGTACGCAAAACTATGA